Proteins encoded by one window of Salvia splendens isolate huo1 chromosome 7, SspV2, whole genome shotgun sequence:
- the LOC121742689 gene encoding uncharacterized protein LOC121742689 has product MEAQKTGLSLKQKKSDKQRFKKRSPLQNLNALHFPKSNTKITSNQSSAAAAPRNGCLRILLSSNSSSDASLPSSSLDRKPRSLPKVGSNFHLKSFRSKENEFPRKPISDKPKRKQQFFVGRGNGKSKTNPISKTAQMSKISCGRGNSVKKGAEELEGKKLRSYREIGLSEQPLMSLNPVGSSGVRRNAAEESGSSTANGGNGSATSVKTPPVEISVSPEIQSNMMVLKSAATPVCYGTGHLLSGVTDKRKCQRRGSLRGGCDKVNLFNEVNDENVVGDLQDPLMIPLPSEASVRWLLSPCNEGGEDQGSDSKNKLEECEISCGNYSLSPSTLCGNVCELGCDDGEFRGSGSIDDVANRTKAGIFKLSRQQNSDRDNKICDALFAATPNSISNGNNVSLGEGNSSVVSLGCLSSGNLIQTPNSMCSSYECIRGSNVEANQTSVVQFELDSITESLDAVSFSSRCETFPYAGFDSSSRSAVPVQLEKNVCSSESSSTLENLRLNQIKISWRDGIECSIDERDEFDCFPCVSDEEIGGSYQQLKPYKMCHSSKEKDLWMDNDVSPIRLEYEPCICAARKDKATKDRIDSCAESICTNGGDLAVSCDSDWENIQDTRVK; this is encoded by the coding sequence ATGGAGGCTCAGAAAACAGGGTTGAGCTTGAAGCAGAAGAAGAGCGACAAACAACGTTTCAAGAAGAGAAGCCCTCTTCAAAATCTCAATGCCCTTCATTTTCCCAAATCCAACACTAAAATTACCTCAAACCAATcttctgctgctgctgctcctCGAAATGGTTGTTTGAGAATTTTACTTTCCTCAAACTCATCTTCTGATGCTTCATTGCCTTCCTCTTCTTTGGACAGAAAGCCCAGATCTTTGCCCAAAGTAGGAAGCAATTTCCATCTGAAATCGTTCAGATCGAAAGAGAATGAGTTTCCCAGGAAACCCATTTCCGATAAACCCAAGCGGAAGCAGCAGTTCTTTGTCGGGAGGGGAAATGGCAAATCTAAGACAAATCCCATTTCTAAAACTGCTCAAATGTCGAAGATTTCTTGTGGTCGGGGGAATTCAGTGAAGAAGGGTGCTGAAGAATTGGAGGGAAAGAAGTTGAGGAGCTATCGAGAAATTGGATTGAGTGAACAGCCATTGATGAGTTTAAATCCAGTGGGGAGCTCAGGTGTTCGAAGAAATGCCGCAGAGGAGTCGGGTTCGAGTACAGCAAATGGTGGGAATGGCAGCGCTACTTCAGTGAAAACGCCTCCAGTAGAGATCTCAGTGTCTCCTGAGATCCAATCCAATATGATGGTTTTGAAATCAGCTGCAACTCCGGTTTGCTACGGTACAGGCCACCTTCTATCTGGTGTCACTGATAAAAGGAAGTGCCAGCGAAGAGGGAGTTTGCGAGGAGGTTGTGACAAGGTTAATCTCTTTAATGAGGTGAATGATGAGAATGTGGTTGGTGATTTGCAGGATCCTCTGATGATTCCTTTGCCTAGTGAGGCTTCCGTGCGCTGGCTGTTGTCTCCGTGCAACGAGGGGGGCGAGGATCAGGGAAGTGACTCGAAGAATAAGCTTGAAGAGTGTGAAATCAGTTGTGGTAATTACTCTCTCTCGCCTTCGACACTGTGTGGAAATGTATGTGAGTTAGGATGTGACGACGGTGAGTTTAGAGGTAGTGGTAGTATAGATGATGTAGCAAATCGAACGAAAGCTGGAATTTTTAAGCTTTCTCGTCAACAAAATTCTGATCGTGACAATAAAATATGTGATGCTTTGTTTGCTGCTACCCCCAATTCGATTTCTAACGGTAACAATGTCAGCTTAGGGGAGGGGAATAGTTCAGTAGTCTCTTTAGGTTGTTTGAGTAGTGGAAATCTCATTCAGACACCAAACTCTATGTGCAGCTCATACGAGTGTATTCGAGGGTCAAATGTGGAGGCAAATCAGACGAGTGTTGTCCAgtttgagcttgattcaataACAGAATCTCTAGATGCAGTCAGCTTCTCATCTAGATGTGAGACGTTCCCATATGCAGGGTTTGATTCATCTTCTCGTTCTGCTGTCCCCGTTCAGCTTGAGAAAAATGTTTGTTCTTCGGAGTCGAGTTCCACATTAGAGAACTTAAGACTGAACCAGATCAAGATATCCTGGAGAGATGGGATAGAGTGCAGCATAGACGAGCGCGATGAGTTTGATTGCTTCCCGTGCGTGTCAGATGAAGAGATTGGGGGTTCTTATCAGCAGCTCAAACCATACAAAATGTGTCATTCATCTAAAGAAAAAGATTTGTGGATGGATAATGATGTATCACCCATTCGTCTTGAGTACGAACCTTGCATTTGTGCAGCACGCAAGGATAAAGCAACAAAGGATAGAATAGACTCGTGTGCTGAGTCGATATGCACCAATGGGGGTGACTTGGCCGTCTCTTGCGATTCGGATTGGGAAAATATCCAGGACACTCGGGTCAAGTAG